Proteins encoded by one window of Phytohabitans houttuyneae:
- a CDS encoding RHS repeat domain-containing protein produces the protein MVVSVTAVSPTANTFLTVYPEGESRPTASQVSVTAGQNIANTVIAKLGTGGQVRIYNNAGATHVLVDVQGYFTDNTVTTAGGTFVPLSPVRIVNTMSGLGSPATQIGAGETRSFTVTGVGGVPTANVSAVAVNLTVREPTSSGYITAFAAGTTRPAGLSTLNTTPGVEIATLAQVKVGTGGQISVYNLAGSLDLFIDVQGYYLDSTQAGRDLYVPISPQRIFDNRTGMPNSTTRAVQAAGGKNITTGGVVVPSAGVTAVVLSVTAVSPNAAGYLDVFPDGMVRSGSSALNYNGGGNHVTGTVIAKVGAGGRVAVYANFGTPGLIVDVQGYFQSMPSGTPAAPTVTSSTYPSSVWTPGAASGSFTFTTSSSTVTRYLYAVDDATFATASSVQTSSGAPATVTVTPGDGWHTLYVRAVDFANNLSPVQTYPFGTTPGITTPKKDARTQRFLRLDGLARPGYTGVTWKYRLAETDAWTNIPTTDVTVGGAAVTAWPVTVPSGGANSNPPELSWDVPRTVYRADGTVQVQVCFTDTSGTACSTVPVTVTLDQNDVGSAASDEVGPGSVSLLSGNYTVSGSDVSVDSYGSDLTLSRTFNTMDPHAGPAAAPQQLDANQTEVESGTSGFTTRGATVAASAPARTGATGLKISPSGTSPTNTDTAAVVGYDEGNGLQLGMKAGHTYTFSTWIYVPAGTGLSAASTPRGLRAVAYHRTGAGAWTEVRSNPATATDTWQQLRLRVTLPAGTTEAILLLHNGNPTTESAKWVAYDHSSLTEEGIFGPGWVASTPVEEANAAWTGLTDRGSAVTVTDPDGIPVTFAKKTGGGYKPTGEDATSGLTLTAGTSGAGGPADFTVADLDGNSTLFTPAKTYTSAATTTGPHAYRVARVSQPGSNQNTTYGHDAEGRLTQVLAPLPPGVSSCTTWQAGCKALQFVYNSGGQLTAVTFRTTYSTGTELKVDVACYTYDPATGRLLQTWDPRLGSTAGSGVQPIACNPASLVLPTAYTYDTAGRLATITPAGLAAWSIGYDSSGRLSTVSRTHNSANGGGTETSRVEYEVPRDSDSGNPSWRPDLSTTAAVGAWGQQDVPVTVAAVFGPGQTASRTDLRGAAVTYINPDGRATNTAEYTGSAWAITTSEYDEHGNTVRTLSAANRDLVLGNTSAPVLDAITAPDPAAKALALSTVNIYTADGQDPTDTYSPYHLVTLSDGRTLGARAHNRITYDVGTETGHPAGPLLHLPIQTTVAASLSADPVPTDEQDTRTTRNEYALSTTDATGWTFRQPMKVVTDPGGLDSTTITRYDPDSGLAIESRLPSEPGGGGPGTTITIYYTSGTNAADAACGNKPRWANLVCVTKPASTNPGTAGLPQLVVTRTTDYDYLNRARVVDETVIDAAGTTRTRTTTTDYDNTGFSPRVRRTETTGGLGTAVPATVTAYDPNTGLTTTVTSGSTSATTGYDDFGRVTTYKDADEATGNAANQTTTTYDNAGRIATTTDAKGTVTYGYGGGGDRRDNPTSMTVTGVTGTFTARYDPDGRLAQQDWPNGLRQLNEYDPAGEQTSRLQAREDSIWLSEATTVSIHGQTRTHTYTGAADYAGIHSYTYDALGRLTQAADSTSAGCTTRTYAFNANTNRTNRTSYPPTTNGACQTTTGTATAYSYDTADRLLPTGSHAGLTYDAFGRTTTLPAADTTAGTGNLTVAYYANDLVRTQTQNGTTLTNGLDANGRLRSWTNSTNTVTKTNHYSDSSSDSPDWISETTDHTQWTRNITDLAGSLAATLDQTGGLTWQVTNIHGDVIGTAPATATDPNTYYLADEYGTPIGPAPTRYGWLGGKQRSTEDLAGLTLMGVRLYAPALGRFLQTDPVDGGSCNAYEYTCADPINKFDLDGRKWCWKFCGARKYAPALACSWSCGLHSWGIGKAAHGYAKLGGGRCSNRYGLRTCTNVSSWMYPRQGFTVGDTYITGRSRKAVTRERIRHERIHRRQWRKWGLAFGPMYFLGGSKACKNRYERQAGLRDGGYRC, from the coding sequence GTGGTGGTCTCTGTAACAGCGGTGTCGCCGACCGCGAACACGTTCTTGACGGTGTACCCGGAAGGGGAGTCGCGGCCGACGGCGTCGCAGGTGAGTGTGACGGCGGGGCAGAACATCGCGAACACGGTGATCGCGAAGCTGGGCACGGGTGGGCAGGTCCGGATCTACAACAACGCCGGTGCCACGCATGTGCTGGTAGATGTGCAGGGGTATTTCACGGACAACACGGTGACGACCGCGGGTGGCACGTTCGTGCCGTTGTCGCCGGTGCGGATCGTGAACACGATGTCCGGGTTGGGGTCGCCGGCTACCCAGATTGGGGCGGGGGAGACGCGGTCGTTCACGGTGACCGGCGTGGGTGGGGTGCCGACGGCGAATGTGTCGGCGGTGGCGGTGAACCTGACGGTGCGCGAGCCGACCTCGAGTGGCTACATCACCGCGTTCGCGGCTGGTACGACGCGGCCGGCGGGGTTGTCGACGTTGAACACCACGCCGGGTGTGGAGATCGCGACGCTGGCGCAGGTGAAGGTGGGCACCGGCGGGCAGATCAGCGTGTATAACCTGGCCGGCTCGCTGGACCTGTTCATCGACGTGCAGGGCTACTACCTGGACTCCACGCAGGCGGGTCGGGACCTGTATGTGCCGATCAGCCCGCAACGGATCTTCGACAACCGGACCGGCATGCCGAACTCGACAACCCGAGCCGTGCAGGCCGCCGGTGGCAAAAACATCACGACCGGTGGTGTGGTGGTGCCGTCGGCAGGTGTGACAGCGGTGGTGTTGTCGGTGACCGCGGTGTCGCCGAACGCGGCCGGCTACCTGGATGTGTTCCCGGACGGCATGGTGCGGTCAGGTTCCTCGGCGTTGAACTACAACGGCGGCGGCAACCACGTCACCGGGACGGTGATCGCGAAGGTCGGCGCCGGTGGCCGGGTGGCCGTGTACGCGAACTTCGGCACGCCCGGTCTGATCGTGGACGTGCAGGGCTACTTCCAGTCGATGCCGTCCGGGACCCCGGCCGCCCCGACGGTGACGAGCTCGACCTATCCGAGTTCGGTGTGGACACCGGGCGCGGCGTCCGGGTCGTTCACCTTCACCACCTCCTCCTCGACGGTGACCCGGTACCTGTACGCGGTCGACGACGCGACGTTCGCCACCGCCTCCTCGGTGCAGACCAGCAGCGGCGCCCCGGCCACCGTGACGGTCACCCCGGGGGACGGCTGGCACACCCTGTACGTGCGGGCAGTCGACTTCGCCAACAACCTGTCCCCGGTGCAGACCTATCCGTTCGGCACCACACCAGGGATCACGACGCCGAAGAAGGACGCCCGAACACAGAGGTTCCTGCGTCTGGACGGCCTGGCGCGACCCGGCTACACCGGCGTCACCTGGAAGTACCGCCTCGCCGAGACGGACGCCTGGACCAACATCCCGACGACGGACGTGACAGTCGGCGGCGCCGCGGTTACGGCGTGGCCGGTGACGGTGCCGTCCGGTGGGGCGAACTCGAACCCGCCGGAGCTGTCCTGGGACGTGCCCCGCACCGTGTACCGCGCGGATGGGACGGTGCAGGTGCAGGTGTGCTTCACCGACACGAGCGGCACGGCGTGCTCGACGGTTCCCGTGACGGTGACGCTGGACCAGAACGATGTCGGCTCGGCGGCCAGTGACGAGGTGGGTCCGGGCAGTGTGTCGCTGCTGTCCGGCAACTACACGGTCAGCGGCAGCGACGTGTCCGTCGACTCGTACGGCTCCGACCTGACCCTGTCGCGTACGTTCAACACGATGGACCCGCACGCCGGCCCGGCCGCGGCACCGCAGCAACTGGACGCCAACCAAACCGAGGTCGAGTCCGGCACCAGCGGGTTCACCACCCGCGGTGCGACCGTTGCGGCGTCGGCGCCGGCGCGGACCGGCGCCACCGGTCTGAAGATCAGCCCGTCCGGCACCTCACCCACGAACACCGACACCGCGGCGGTGGTCGGCTACGACGAGGGCAACGGTCTACAGCTGGGGATGAAGGCTGGCCACACCTACACCTTCTCCACCTGGATCTATGTGCCCGCCGGCACCGGCTTGTCCGCCGCGTCCACCCCGCGCGGGTTGCGTGCGGTGGCGTACCACCGGACCGGTGCCGGCGCCTGGACCGAAGTACGGTCGAACCCGGCGACCGCGACGGACACCTGGCAGCAGCTGCGGCTACGGGTCACCCTGCCGGCCGGCACGACCGAGGCGATCCTGCTGCTGCACAACGGCAACCCCACCACCGAATCGGCCAAGTGGGTCGCCTACGACCACTCCTCCCTGACCGAGGAAGGCATCTTCGGACCCGGCTGGGTAGCCAGCACACCGGTCGAGGAAGCCAACGCGGCCTGGACCGGCCTGACCGACCGAGGCAGCGCGGTAACCGTCACCGACCCCGACGGGATCCCGGTCACCTTCGCCAAGAAGACCGGCGGCGGCTACAAACCGACGGGCGAGGACGCCACCAGCGGCCTCACCCTCACCGCCGGCACCTCCGGCGCGGGCGGCCCGGCCGACTTCACCGTCGCCGACCTGGACGGCAACTCCACCTTGTTCACCCCGGCCAAGACCTACACCAGCGCCGCCACGACCACCGGCCCCCACGCCTACCGGGTGGCGCGGGTCTCGCAGCCCGGATCCAACCAGAACACCACCTACGGCCACGACGCCGAAGGCCGCCTCACCCAGGTCCTCGCCCCCCTGCCACCGGGAGTGAGCTCGTGCACCACCTGGCAGGCCGGCTGCAAAGCGCTGCAGTTCGTCTACAACAGCGGCGGGCAGCTGACCGCGGTCACGTTCCGCACCACCTACTCCACCGGCACCGAACTCAAGGTCGACGTCGCCTGCTACACCTATGACCCCGCCACTGGCCGCCTGCTGCAAACCTGGGACCCGCGGCTCGGCTCCACCGCTGGTAGTGGTGTCCAGCCGATCGCCTGCAACCCGGCCAGCCTAGTGCTGCCCACCGCCTACACCTACGACACCGCCGGTCGGCTCGCCACGATCACGCCAGCCGGACTGGCCGCATGGAGCATCGGCTACGACAGTTCGGGCCGGCTCTCCACCGTGTCCCGCACGCACAACAGCGCCAACGGCGGCGGCACAGAGACCAGCAGGGTGGAGTACGAGGTGCCCCGCGACAGTGACAGCGGCAACCCGTCATGGCGTCCCGACCTGTCCACCACGGCCGCGGTCGGTGCTTGGGGGCAGCAGGACGTGCCGGTGACCGTCGCCGCGGTCTTCGGACCGGGCCAGACCGCGAGCCGTACCGACCTGCGCGGCGCCGCCGTCACCTACATCAACCCGGACGGCCGCGCCACGAACACCGCCGAGTACACCGGCTCGGCCTGGGCCATCACCACCAGCGAGTACGACGAGCACGGCAACACCGTGCGCACCCTCAGCGCCGCGAACCGGGACCTGGTGCTCGGTAACACCTCCGCGCCGGTGCTGGACGCGATCACCGCACCCGACCCGGCCGCCAAGGCACTCGCGCTGTCGACGGTGAACATCTACACCGCGGATGGGCAGGACCCGACCGACACCTACAGCCCGTACCACCTGGTCACCCTCTCCGACGGCCGCACCCTCGGCGCCCGGGCCCACAACCGCATCACCTATGACGTTGGCACCGAAACCGGTCACCCCGCCGGGCCGCTGCTGCACCTGCCGATCCAAACCACGGTTGCGGCCAGCCTGTCCGCCGACCCGGTTCCCACCGACGAGCAGGACACCCGCACCACCCGTAACGAGTACGCACTGTCCACGACTGACGCGACAGGGTGGACCTTCCGGCAGCCGATGAAGGTCGTCACCGACCCCGGCGGCCTCGACTCGACCACGATCACCCGTTACGACCCGGACAGCGGCCTGGCTATCGAGAGCCGTCTGCCGTCCGAGCCGGGCGGCGGCGGCCCGGGCACCACGATCACCATCTACTACACCAGTGGCACCAACGCTGCTGACGCCGCCTGCGGCAACAAGCCCCGCTGGGCCAACCTGGTCTGCGTCACCAAACCAGCCAGCACCAACCCCGGCACCGCAGGCCTACCCCAACTCGTCGTCACCCGGACCACCGACTACGACTACCTCAACCGCGCCCGGGTCGTCGACGAGACCGTCATCGACGCCGCTGGCACCACCCGCACCCGGACCACCACCACCGACTACGACAACACCGGCTTCAGCCCACGGGTACGGCGCACCGAAACCACCGGCGGGCTCGGCACCGCGGTGCCGGCAACCGTGACCGCCTACGACCCGAACACCGGCCTGACCACCACGGTCACCTCCGGCAGCACCTCGGCGACCACCGGCTACGACGACTTCGGCCGCGTCACCACCTACAAGGACGCCGACGAAGCCACCGGCAACGCCGCAAACCAAACCACCACCACCTACGACAACGCCGGCCGCATCGCCACCACCACCGACGCCAAAGGCACCGTCACCTACGGCTACGGAGGCGGCGGAGACCGCCGTGACAACCCGACCTCGATGACCGTCACCGGCGTCACCGGCACCTTCACCGCCAGGTATGACCCCGACGGCCGCCTGGCCCAGCAGGACTGGCCCAACGGCCTGCGGCAGCTCAACGAATACGACCCCGCCGGCGAGCAAACCAGCCGGCTGCAAGCCCGCGAGGACTCCATCTGGCTCTCCGAGGCCACCACCGTTAGCATCCACGGCCAGACCCGCACGCACACCTACACCGGTGCCGCCGACTACGCCGGCATACACAGCTACACCTACGACGCGCTCGGCCGCCTCACCCAGGCCGCCGACTCCACTAGCGCTGGCTGCACCACCCGGACCTACGCGTTCAACGCAAACACCAACCGCACCAACCGGACCTCATACCCACCAACAACGAACGGTGCCTGCCAAACCACGACCGGCACCGCGACCGCCTACAGCTACGACACCGCCGACCGGCTCCTACCAACCGGCAGCCACGCCGGCCTGACCTACGACGCCTTCGGCCGCACCACCACACTGCCCGCCGCCGACACAACCGCCGGCACCGGCAACCTTACCGTCGCGTATTACGCCAACGACCTCGTCCGCACCCAAACCCAAAACGGGACCACCCTCACCAACGGCCTCGACGCCAACGGCCGCCTACGAAGCTGGACCAACAGCACCAACACCGTCACCAAGACCAACCACTACAGCGACAGCAGCAGCGACTCACCCGACTGGATCTCCGAGACCACCGACCACACACAGTGGACCCGCAACATCACCGACCTCGCCGGCAGCCTCGCCGCCACCCTCGACCAAACCGGCGGTCTAACCTGGCAAGTGACGAACATCCACGGCGACGTCATCGGCACCGCACCAGCCACCGCCACCGACCCCAACACCTACTACCTCGCCGACGAGTACGGCACACCGATCGGCCCAGCACCCACCCGCTACGGATGGCTCGGCGGCAAACAACGCTCCACCGAAGACCTCGCCGGCCTCACCCTCATGGGCGTCCGCCTCTACGCACCAGCCCTCGGCCGGTTCCTCCAAACCGACCCAGTCGACGGCGGCAGCTGCAACGCATACGAGTACACCTGCGCCGACCCCATCAACAAATTCGACCTTGATGGCCGTAAGTGGTGTTGGAAGTTCTGCGGGGCGCGCAAGTATGCTCCAGCTCTCGCTTGCAGCTGGTCGTGCGGCCTGCACTCCTGGGGTATCGGCAAAGCGGCTCACGGCTACGCGAAGCTCGGCGGAGGTCGCTGCTCTAACCGGTACGGGCTGCGTACCTGCACGAACGTGTCTTCCTGGATGTACCCGCGGCAGGGCTTCACCGTCGGCGACACCTACATAACGGGTCGAAGCCGTAAGGCGGTCACTCGCGAGCGCATCAGGCACGAACGCATTCATCGGCGGCAGTGGCGTAAATGGGGCCTTGCCTTCGGCCCCATGTATTTCCTCGGTGGAAGTAAGGCGTGCAAGAATCGGTACGAGCGTCAGGCGGGTCTGCGAGACGGAGGTTACCGGTGCTGA
- a CDS encoding DUF4760 domain-containing protein — protein MQDGEMLGVAALAVSFFAVALSAGFAARQILLMRNANYVPVLVDLLGQFRSMEFNDNYLYVCTRLQHEQDPAKGISGLPADVRAKIYDVAYFYQLFAALVALKVVKEQDIVAVLRDRIVHVWQAVEPFVHTERSSTVPTGPFLMRNLEEFAKRAQTMPATTIEQFMRGNLPASGGLHFSLTTKKRT, from the coding sequence ATGCAGGATGGTGAAATGTTAGGAGTCGCCGCACTCGCGGTATCGTTCTTCGCTGTTGCTTTGTCAGCCGGATTCGCCGCAAGGCAGATTCTGCTGATGCGCAACGCCAACTACGTTCCCGTGCTGGTTGATCTGCTCGGCCAATTCCGGTCGATGGAATTTAACGACAACTACCTCTACGTCTGTACGCGCCTCCAACACGAGCAAGATCCCGCGAAGGGAATCTCCGGACTGCCCGCAGATGTCCGGGCAAAGATCTATGACGTGGCCTACTTCTATCAGCTCTTCGCTGCCCTCGTCGCCCTGAAGGTCGTGAAAGAGCAGGATATCGTCGCCGTACTACGCGATCGAATCGTGCACGTCTGGCAGGCGGTGGAGCCGTTCGTACACACGGAGCGGAGTTCCACCGTACCCACAGGCCCCTTCCTGATGCGTAACCTCGAGGAATTCGCCAAGCGGGCACAGACAATGCCTGCAACCACGATCGAACAATTCATGCGAGGGAACCTGCCCGCCAGCGGCGGCTTACATTTCTCACTCACAACCAAAAAGCGGACTTAG